A DNA window from Luteolibacter luteus contains the following coding sequences:
- a CDS encoding DUF167 domain-containing protein, giving the protein MQIRVLAVPNSKTSEVVGWEDDPRAGKVLRVKIAAPPVDGKANAALREFLAKHLGVPKSRVTLEKGDSARIKTLTVPDDAVC; this is encoded by the coding sequence ATGCAGATCCGCGTGCTCGCCGTTCCGAATTCCAAGACCAGCGAGGTCGTTGGCTGGGAAGATGATCCGCGTGCGGGGAAGGTGCTGCGCGTGAAAATCGCCGCGCCGCCTGTGGACGGAAAAGCGAATGCGGCGCTGCGTGAATTCCTTGCGAAGCATCTCGGCGTTCCGAAATCGCGGGTGACTCTGGAGAAAGGCGACAGCGCCCGTATCAAGACCCTCACTGTCCCCGATGATGCGGTGTGTTAG
- a CDS encoding SprT-like domain-containing protein, with protein sequence MAPSSDRNRGGKNDGGLTEWCRETAASMGLLELSRKVRVGWNSRMQTTAGRAWWPDRLIELNPKLKELPPEEMWRTLRHELAHLVAYERAGRRRIEVHGDEWRAACAELGIPNEQPFHNLPFKRKRMKRNFAYICPQCYTTIRRVKKISRVVACYACCRKYSGGLFDARFRLVEEKL encoded by the coding sequence GTGGCACCGTCATCGGATCGGAACAGGGGGGGGAAGAATGATGGTGGACTCACCGAATGGTGCCGCGAAACCGCGGCCTCGATGGGCTTGCTGGAACTCTCACGGAAGGTGCGCGTCGGATGGAACTCCCGGATGCAAACGACAGCGGGCCGAGCGTGGTGGCCGGATCGCCTGATCGAGCTCAATCCGAAATTGAAGGAACTGCCGCCGGAAGAGATGTGGCGGACCTTGCGTCACGAGCTTGCCCACCTTGTTGCCTACGAGCGCGCAGGACGCCGCCGGATCGAAGTGCACGGCGATGAATGGCGTGCGGCCTGTGCCGAACTCGGCATCCCGAACGAGCAACCTTTCCACAATCTCCCCTTCAAGCGGAAGCGGATGAAGCGGAATTTCGCCTACATCTGTCCCCAGTGCTACACCACCATTCGGCGCGTGAAGAAGATCTCGCGGGTGGTGGCCTGCTACGCCTGCTGCCGGAAATACAGCGGTGGCCTCTTCGATGCACGCTTCCGGCTGGTGGAGGAGAAGCTGTAA
- a CDS encoding c-type cytochrome produces MAAICAVFTLQAAELPANEPVAHWLWKSATPSSGEKVYFRREFELPQDIASAAITVACDDWHRIWFNGKELGFAGDWTNSRGYDVVAHLKQGGRNVIAVEGRNEQGAAAMALRFRATLKDGRKLYVMSDGNWSCNTEAPENWPSPDFSDDAWPKAEVVGKMGDAPWGTLIAPEGHGPAAPEDVTSKYQVAAGFKLERLYRVPKDQGSWVAMTVDGKGQLLCADQYGKIYRVNPSKDAFGSTSAEPTNIPLSGAHGLLWHQGVLYVTVNEGTDQSGVWRVTDTNGDGEPDKPELLKAFTGRGEHGPHGLAVSPDGQWIYCVLGNHTDYTPMDSSLVSLKWGEDQLLPRRPDARGHARDRFAPGGYIVRFKPDNSHWQLFSIGYRNQYDLAFNQQGDLFTYDSDMEWDLGMPWYRPTRICHVVPGSEFGWRNGSGVWPEYYEDSMGTQLDIGPGCPTGVLSGKGAKFPAKYQQAIYALDWTYATIHAIHLVPHGGGYKAEREEFIAGSGLPLTDAVIGPDGAMYFLTGGRRTDSALWRVTYGGGDKVDPVEFASKTLELEDRAKAWEALGSNERIVRYKAHVALEAGDPAEVAAELATENDPWRIIGGAMVLARTGGPEHRGTILEALGRLDESKTDLQQKLNALRACGLVFIRHGEPAPQEREGLLARLNGAFPTGEPVLDHELCRMLCYLQAPGIVGRTLALMDASGPTPVPDWLSLAKRNADYGKVVEEMIANLPPAEVIHYIYCLRVVKGPWEQEERKRFFAWFEKLLSKKGGASYAGFIEDLKKETLATATPEEREWIAKLATAPATNALADLPKAQGPGREWTIDEVVKLADEGLTGRNKENGRKMFQASLCVACHRFGAEGGATGPDLSALGGRFNVRDLAEAILDPSKVVSDQYAFDLITKTDGSQVTGKLLDEKDDHWIIATSPFDFSQTVEIERNQIKDKRLSPVSPMPPGLINSLNPDELKDLLAYILGK; encoded by the coding sequence ATGGCGGCGATCTGTGCCGTTTTCACTCTTCAGGCCGCGGAACTGCCCGCGAATGAGCCGGTGGCGCACTGGCTATGGAAAAGCGCGACCCCATCTTCCGGAGAGAAGGTCTACTTTCGCCGCGAGTTTGAACTGCCCCAGGACATTGCCAGCGCGGCCATCACCGTGGCCTGCGATGACTGGCACCGCATTTGGTTCAATGGCAAGGAACTCGGCTTCGCCGGGGATTGGACGAATTCACGGGGCTACGATGTTGTCGCTCACCTCAAGCAGGGTGGCCGGAACGTGATCGCCGTGGAGGGGCGGAACGAGCAGGGCGCTGCGGCGATGGCCCTGAGATTCCGCGCCACCCTGAAGGACGGCCGGAAACTTTACGTGATGTCGGATGGGAATTGGAGCTGCAATACCGAGGCTCCGGAAAACTGGCCGAGTCCCGATTTCTCCGATGATGCGTGGCCCAAGGCGGAGGTCGTCGGCAAGATGGGCGATGCTCCTTGGGGAACCCTGATTGCGCCGGAGGGCCATGGGCCGGCGGCACCGGAGGACGTCACTTCCAAGTATCAGGTTGCGGCGGGTTTCAAACTGGAGCGCCTCTATCGCGTGCCGAAGGACCAAGGGTCTTGGGTGGCGATGACGGTCGACGGCAAGGGCCAGCTGCTCTGCGCGGACCAGTATGGAAAGATCTACCGCGTGAATCCTTCGAAGGATGCCTTTGGCAGCACCTCCGCGGAACCGACGAATATCCCCCTCAGTGGAGCCCATGGCCTGCTGTGGCACCAAGGTGTGCTCTACGTGACGGTGAATGAAGGGACCGATCAAAGTGGCGTCTGGCGGGTCACTGATACCAACGGTGATGGCGAGCCGGATAAGCCGGAACTTCTCAAGGCCTTCACGGGCCGTGGCGAACACGGACCGCACGGTCTGGCTGTTTCTCCGGATGGCCAGTGGATCTACTGCGTGCTGGGGAACCACACGGACTACACGCCGATGGACTCCTCTTTGGTATCGCTCAAGTGGGGCGAGGATCAGCTTCTGCCACGGCGCCCGGATGCGCGTGGCCATGCGCGGGATCGCTTTGCTCCCGGCGGCTACATCGTCCGCTTCAAGCCCGACAATTCCCACTGGCAGCTTTTCTCGATCGGTTATCGGAATCAGTATGACCTCGCCTTCAACCAGCAGGGCGACCTTTTCACCTATGATTCCGACATGGAGTGGGATCTCGGGATGCCTTGGTATCGTCCTACGCGCATCTGCCATGTCGTGCCGGGATCGGAATTCGGCTGGCGGAATGGCAGCGGCGTTTGGCCGGAATACTATGAAGATAGCATGGGCACGCAGCTTGATATCGGGCCTGGTTGCCCGACCGGCGTGCTTTCGGGGAAAGGGGCAAAGTTCCCGGCGAAGTACCAGCAGGCGATCTATGCGCTGGATTGGACCTACGCGACCATCCACGCGATCCATCTCGTCCCGCACGGCGGTGGCTACAAGGCCGAGCGGGAAGAATTCATCGCGGGCAGTGGCTTGCCACTCACGGATGCGGTGATCGGGCCGGATGGCGCGATGTATTTCCTCACCGGTGGACGCCGCACGGATTCCGCGCTGTGGCGCGTGACTTACGGTGGCGGCGACAAGGTGGATCCCGTGGAGTTTGCCAGCAAGACGCTGGAACTCGAAGACCGCGCGAAGGCGTGGGAAGCTCTTGGCTCGAATGAGCGTATTGTCCGTTACAAGGCTCACGTCGCGTTGGAGGCGGGGGATCCCGCGGAAGTAGCCGCGGAGCTGGCGACGGAAAATGATCCTTGGCGCATTATCGGCGGCGCGATGGTGCTGGCCCGCACCGGAGGCCCCGAGCATCGAGGTACCATCTTGGAAGCGCTAGGCCGCTTGGATGAATCGAAGACAGATCTTCAGCAGAAGCTCAATGCCCTGCGCGCCTGCGGCTTGGTTTTCATCCGTCATGGCGAGCCTGCTCCCCAGGAACGCGAGGGTTTGCTCGCCCGCCTGAACGGCGCGTTCCCCACCGGTGAGCCGGTTTTGGATCACGAGCTCTGCCGTATGCTTTGCTACCTGCAGGCACCCGGCATCGTGGGCCGCACCCTTGCTTTGATGGATGCCTCTGGCCCCACGCCAGTGCCGGATTGGCTCAGCTTGGCCAAGCGGAATGCGGACTACGGCAAAGTGGTGGAGGAAATGATCGCGAATCTCCCGCCGGCGGAGGTCATCCACTACATCTACTGCCTGCGGGTGGTGAAAGGTCCTTGGGAGCAGGAGGAGCGGAAGCGTTTCTTTGCTTGGTTCGAAAAGCTTCTTAGCAAGAAGGGAGGCGCCAGCTACGCCGGATTCATCGAGGACTTGAAGAAGGAGACTCTGGCGACCGCTACTCCCGAGGAGCGCGAGTGGATCGCGAAGCTCGCCACTGCCCCGGCGACGAACGCGCTGGCGGATCTTCCCAAGGCTCAAGGCCCGGGCCGCGAATGGACCATCGATGAGGTGGTCAAGCTTGCGGATGAAGGCCTGACCGGCCGTAACAAGGAGAACGGCCGGAAGATGTTCCAAGCCAGCCTCTGTGTCGCCTGCCACCGCTTCGGCGCGGAAGGTGGTGCTACCGGGCCGGATCTGAGCGCCCTCGGTGGCCGCTTTAACGTGCGGGATCTGGCGGAAGCCATTCTCGATCCGAGCAAGGTGGTGTCCGACCAGTATGCCTTTGATCTGATCACGAAGACCGACGGATCCCAGGTCACGGGCAAGCTGCTCGATGAGAAGGATGACCACTGGATCATCGCGACCAGTCCCTTTGACTTTAGCCAGACCGTCGAGATCGAGCGGAACCAGATTAAGGACAAGAGGCTCTCGCCGGTCTCGCCCATGCCGCCGGGCTTGATCAATAGCCTCAATCCAGACGAACTGAAGGATCTGCTGGCCTACATTCTCGGCAAG